CCTTGGTCAGACCTCAGGTGACCCAGCTGCATCCAGGCTTGTGAGCGACAGTCTTCATGTTCTCTGTCACACCAAACGGTATTTCATTAACCTCGCCACCTCCCCTGCAACCAAGCACCAATCTCTTGTAATTTGCTCCGCCATCAGGCTGCAAGGCTTTCAGTTCCTGTGCGGCAATACTCCCCACCAGGCTGTCCTTATGAGCCAAACAAGAATGCAAAAGGGTGGACCATGACAATGCAGTTGGTGCGAACGGCATGTTCTGAAGCAAGATATGTGCCTCTTCCAGTCTCCCTGCCCGGCCGAGCAGATTGATGGCGCTGATGTAGTGGTCAAGCGTACGTTTCACTCCATACTTTTCAGTCATAGTGTTGAAGTAGCACAGCCCCTCGGTGACCAACCCGGCATGGCTGCAGGACGTCAGTATCGCGATAAAGGTGTTGCCATTGTACATTTTCAGGTCAAGTGCACGCTCTGCGACCAACAGGGCTTGCTTGCCTAGACCATTCTGGCCAAGCCCCTGTATCACAGAATTCCATGATATGGTGTCTCTTACTGTTGTTTCATCGAACACCTGCTGCAGATCCAGTGTCAGGCCACAACTGCTGTACATGCTCATCAGAGAATTGCAGACAAAGACGCTGGTGCTACAGAAACTGTTCTTGACAGTACGCGCATGGACTTGCTTCCCAAATGTGAGCAATGCCAGCACCGAGCAGATGTGTAGAACGGTTGTGTATGTTGATACACATGACTTGACTCTGCCATTGTGGTGGCCTTCTAATCTCACCAGATCGATGAAGAGGCGGAGGGCATCTTCTCCATGGCGGTTTTCCCACAAGCAGGATATTATGATGTTCCATGAGAAGGCATCCTTgttcgtcatccctttaaagAGTTCAAGAGCATTATAACCGAGCTTATGCCGTGCGTACCCATTCATCATGATGTTCCATGAACAGATGTCCTTGTACCGCATCCCGTGGAACACCTTCTCAGCATCCGACAGGGCACCCATTTTCGCATGCACGTCGATCAAAGCATTCCAAGCAAAGATGCAATCTTTGTTCCCCTCATCCAAGAGCTTGACGGTGAACGACTGGAGCTGCAATGCCATGGAGGGCGTCTGGAGAACAACACAGGCCTTGAGCAATGAGCTGAAAGAGTGGGCATTGGGTAAAACCTTGTGTACAAATAGCTCACCGTAGAGCACTGCGAAAAGCTCGACAGCTCTGCTGGGCTCACCATTCCGGACATAGCACGATAGCATGGCTGTCCAGGTGAACACATTTTGCCGATCGAGTGACAACTCATCGAAGAGACTTCGTGCCCTGGAGACCGCCCCGGCACTGGAGAGCCCCCCGATCATGGTGGTGTACGAGGTGGCGTTCTTCTTGGGCATCTCATGGAAGAAGGTGAGCGCCCACTCAGTGCGGCCGGCGTCTACGAGCGCTGCGAGCGCGGCGTTCCATGCCACCTGGTTCTTCTCAGGCATTGAGTCGAACAGCTTGAGGGCCCTCTCTGCTTGCCCGGATTTGCCCGCCTCGGTGATCCCCATGGTCTTCCAGGCCATACGAGAAAATGGCGAAAGCCCCAGAGCTGCTTTCCTGAGCGTCCATGACGCCATGtgccgccgacggcggcggctgcttccGACTCCCGCGGCAAGTGCCTCTTTGTCCGTCCCCGCGGGACGAGGGTGATGTCGATTTGACTTCTGTATTGGCAAAGATCTATAGCCGTCGACGGTTTCTGGAGGGCGTATGGCCCATTTGGCAGCTCAACCAGGTTGTAGTGTTGTACCGAGTACTGAAATCGAACTCTTCTAGGCTTAATGGGCCTGTAGAGTTCGCATTCCCATGGGCTTGCAGAGTTCCCATTCCACCCTTTGAGGCTGTCTTGGTTTAGAAAGAGCTGAATTTAAGTTAGCTGGAACTGAAAAAAGCTAATTGTTtgctgaagaaaaaaaatgaacctgACTTGCTGTGTGGATGCATCTGAATGAAAGTGGCATGTCCGTAATGTCCCTGTTCGCTGCAAATTTTGATTTAGTGTTGAGTTTGCTTAAGTAAGCGCAAATGACGAGTTTAAAAATTGTTTTCGGCATAAATAACCTAATTTGGACATGATTTACCTGAAAATTGCGTGTTTTGGCTAGATTTAGCACGAACTGGTTGATTTTATATACCTTGATTTTGACCATGAGAAAAATACTAATCCGTTGTAGTGTCTCTGCCAGAGTGCAGAACATAGAATCTCACAAAATTATCCTTGCTACACCAACATCCCACAGTGCCGCACTGCCTTTTTGCTACGACAGTCTATCCATTGTTTCACATACGACAGTCTATCCATGAGTTTAACAATTTAAAAATAATTGACGGGTTTAGGTGTTGTTATAAAGCGTAAACTACCTCATTTCGAACAATATAAAATGTCAAAAAGAAATCCACAAATAACTAGCAAAGTCAATTCTTCATTCTTTGGTCCTGAAATATCAACCTCACTCCGATCCTGAATTAGTGGttcaaatataaatatatctattcttaaaaaacgtacacatacatgtaatatttcgacaatccACGAGTTGAACAATggcaaagaagaacaagatAGCTAGTTGAGCATGGATCGGCCGTTTTCTTGCTACTGCTGGACGACCAGATGCGTTACAGCTTTGGCTTCATTTGACGAACAACATAGCTAGCTTTGGCTTGATTTGGCGAGCCGAGGGGGAGGAGCTGAGGCGGAGGTCGGTGAGGCCGGCCGGAGGCGCAGATCTGATGAAGAACACGAGTAGGTGTGGAGGGCGTGGAGGATCTGATGCGTCACGGTTGCGCGGATCTCAGACAGCTCGTTCCTCTGGATCCGGACACGAGGCGGCCGACGGGGAGGGGCTGAGGCGGGCAggcggggagaggagaaggagggggACTGCTGGAGGAAGCGGATCCGGGAGGTCTGGCAGCACGGACCTCAAGCATCTCGGCGGCGCGTTCGGCTGGCTCCGGGCAGAGGACCCGGGCAGAGGACGCGGAGGGGACGCGGAGGACGGCGAGGCCGTGGTCgcggaagaggaagggagggAATCGGGGAAAGAACGGGGTCGGGAAGAAAACGGTTCGGATGCTCGGTCGGCAGTTTTGACGTAAATACATAATAAGTGACGGTCGGCAGTTTTGACGTAAATACATAATAAGTGACGAATGCAAAGGGGCGCGGGATACTTCACAAGCTCTAGTCAGTAACAGAAGCACCAAAATAGGGGTGCCTTTGTTTAGGTTGCAGCTTGTGTTTATTTGGCTTGTATGGACTACAAAgcaacaaattaaaacaaacaCCTCATATGCAGCTAGTTGGAGAGAAGAAGCTCCAGCTAAATTTGCACTAGAGAGGAAAACAGGCGCTTCTCCTCTTGGCCGGAGCTTGAAATATCCACGCTCCTTTGCCCTCTTCACTTATTCAATATTTACGTCAAAACTGCCACCCGAAGCTCGAATCGTTTTCTTCCCGAGACCCTCTCTTTCCCTCATTCCCTCACTTCCTCTTCCacgagcggcggccgcgcttGAGTCTGGGCGCCACCGGGACACCGCCTGCTCGCGTCAGCCCCTTCCCATTCTCCACCGGCCTACTTCAGACCCTCCGCCGgccgctctcctcctccagaTCCGCCACGCCCCTTCCTAGAACCTGGCCCCGGTCTCCTCCGCCAGATCCGCGCCGCCAGAGGCCAGACCGACGACCGACAACCGGAGCTCTACGCGGGCGGCGCCCCAATCCCCGTTTTCCTTCCAGGCAGCACCCTCCtcccccacggtcggcgccccaaattccctctcctctcctcctacCGCGGGACGGCGCAAGTCTTCCTCGTCCCCTGCAGATCTGAAGCCCACTCCCTCGTCCCCTGCAGACCTGAAGCTTCCTCCGTCTCTCCAACATCTGAAGCCAGCCATCTCCCTCGTGCACCATCTGCTCATCTTTGGCGGATGCtgttgctatttttttagGAGCTGCTGTTGCTGTGCGTGTGTTCATGTGTTGCTTCTATTCTACAGGTTGACTGAAGTATTATGGATGTGTGTTCATGTGTTGCTTCTATTCTACAGGCTTGTTATTCTTCAGGTTGACACAATTTTTATTATGGACTCTGCCAAAGTTGAATACTATATGTACCATATGAAATCAAACAATTCAAACTAAATTTAGCCGAAACACACAGTTTTTCAGATAAATTATGTAAAGAAATCTTGGTATTTTACGTTGAGAACAACTTTTAAACCCATCATTTGTATTTACATAAGCAAACTCGGCACTTGATCAAAACTTGCAGCAAACAGGGACATATAAGACATTCGATTCCGATCCAGCTACAGCTCAATTTCAGTGCCACCTTAAACGAACAGCAAGTCAGGATCCAGCTCCAGCAGAAATTTAGTTTCTTTCAGCTTCAGCTAGCTTATGTTCAGCTCCAGCCTAAACAAAGGCAGCCTATGTGCTTGTGCTCTCTAGTGCAAATTCGGCTGGATCTTCTTCTCTCAAGCTAGCTCGAGATGAGATGTTGTTTTAACTTGTTGGCTTGTGGTCCTTATAAACCAAATAAGCACAACCTGCGGCCTAAACAAAGGGATCCTAAATACTTCCCCGCTTCTAAATCTCTACTAGAacatagttttttttggcacacacatgacaaaaatgaaacaaatggTTCAATAAGTAGCACACACATGACAAAATCACAACAATGTCCTCGTCATAACAAGTGAAACAAATGGTTCATCATGAAACAAAGACCGAACCGCCATATTTCGACCTATTTTTCTTGACTTAAGAACAAAATCATATCACtgtcctcatcttcctccatgCCGTATCGCGCAACGAAACCATCTGTGAACACAATTCTTTAGCTACTCCTACATCGCAACAACAATTTTCATAAAAGCAAAAATCAAGAGATTACCTTGGACCCTTCTTGTCAAACACCTTCCATGCGCCGAGGAACTAGGCCGGCGGTGGTTGGGGGAGAGGGCGGGGCAGCGGCGGGAAGCTGAAATCGGGTTGGCGGTCGCCTCTTCCGTGCTCGGTAGATGGTTGTGGTCATGGAATCTGCCGACAGATAGGGGTAATGCGCGGCAGAACCCTATTTCGAGGACAGTCGGCGGCGAGTCGCGGAAAGGTAGTGCTGCAAATCCATGGCAAGCAGAGCCACTGAGGGGTGGTTGAGGGCTGGAATCTATCGGCGGTCGCGCGGTGGGCCGGATTTCAGATTGGCGGCGGGGAGGGTGCGGCCATCTGGAGGAGGGGCGGGCTTGGATGACGAGTACGGACAGCCGTGCGGCTTGATTTGTCGCTGTCAATGGGTGGGGTGAGAGGGCGGGCGGTGGCAGGAAGCGTAAGAGAAGTTTCAGGGTGGCGGTTGGGGCTTCGCGCGTGGATTTGTTTTACATGCACCACTGCATGTTTGCAGCACGAGTTGCCCAAATTTGCTCTAAGGTGTGCTGCAAATATgctacggagtatatataaAAACTCCCTGTTTGATAGATGCGAGTCGGCTGCACAAGTGAACAAGCAACATAAAGACATTGCTAGCTAGAGCATCCCAAGTTcctttttttcagttttgctTGGGCTCAGTCGCCTCGAGATTGTGTTTTTCTCGGTCGACGCTTTCTCGACCATACGATCATCATTGAGATTGTgtttttctcagtcgacgtCTTCTCGACCGTATGATCATTACTTTGGatgttacaacaaatatgaaatgAGCATGTAGTATcaagaatccattcatcatcacgagaagcacaagcagcaagaacagTTAAGCATTCACCCACAAAACTGTCGGTAGAAACGACAT
The Brachypodium distachyon strain Bd21 chromosome 2, Brachypodium_distachyon_v3.0, whole genome shotgun sequence genome window above contains:
- the LOC104582800 gene encoding pentatricopeptide repeat-containing protein At4g02750, whose product is MASWTLRKAALGLSPFSRMAWKTMGITEAGKSGQAERALKLFDSMPEKNQVAWNAALAALVDAGRTEWALTFFHEMPKKNATSYTTMIGGLSSAGAVSRARSLFDELSLDRQNVFTWTAMLSCYVRNGEPSRAVELFAVLYGELFVHKVLPNAHSFSSLLKACVVLQTPSMALQLQSFTVKLLDEGNKDCIFAWNALIDVHAKMGALSDAEKVFHGMRYKDICSWNIMMNGYARHKLGYNALELFKGMTNKDAFSWNIIISCLWENRHGEDALRLFIDLVRLEGHHNGRVKSCVSTYTTVLHICSVLALLTFGKQVHARTVKNSFCSTSVFVCNSLMSMYSSCGLTLDLQQVFDETTVRDTISWNSVIQGLGQNGLGKQALLVAERALDLKMYNGNTFIAILTSCSHAGLVTEGLCYFNTMTEKYGVKRTLDHYISAINLLGRAGRLEEAHILLQNMPFAPTALSWSTLLHSCLAHKDSLVGSIAAQELKALQPDGGANYKRLVLGCRGGGEVNEIPFGVTENMKTVAHKPGCSWVT